From a region of the Fibrobacter sp. UWB16 genome:
- the lepB gene encoding signal peptidase I, which produces MEQTPQKKSAKKFLKSFTREIVVPVLLALIVIQYVIQAFQIPSGSMEDSLKTGDFLLGLKFTYGSPIPFSNQKFPGYAEPKHGDVVIFRYPGEPEYPDNNPKRYTHLFNALMLGNYYWDHSPEKDQPHIVHYADGPKDYIKRCVAVSGDTVAIHGGKLFLNGKRQDSLPAFGKWTASVRTQSPRDEVEEFVVPSVGDTLYVDSLPMVKLWWLRSLVAQENPDSSVYLSLSLLRDGRENNNYVFNDFRFPVENDRGLLLNAMLSRNQTVIQQRLTLGDTLSGAMPFSYFRELAKIGFLPMLDPHDPQLNSGFTRPVSYVSFEGSILQDLEGNVNRLNVASPAQDSTDSAEVVEKNHFEIQRNLYIGSEKIDRYVVKYPQFFMMGDNRDNSADSRYWGVVSLRNIRAKAFVIYFSFENDDGKFALGNPLTWWRIPFRIRFTRIGKIIDLIK; this is translated from the coding sequence ATGGAACAGACACCTCAGAAAAAATCAGCAAAGAAATTCTTGAAATCTTTTACGCGTGAAATTGTTGTCCCGGTTCTCCTTGCGCTGATCGTTATCCAGTACGTCATTCAGGCGTTCCAGATTCCGAGTGGCTCCATGGAAGATTCCCTCAAGACGGGCGACTTCTTGCTGGGTCTTAAGTTTACTTACGGTTCCCCGATTCCGTTCTCGAACCAGAAGTTCCCGGGATACGCCGAACCGAAGCATGGCGATGTCGTCATCTTCCGCTATCCGGGCGAACCGGAATATCCTGATAACAATCCCAAGCGCTACACGCACTTGTTCAATGCGCTTATGCTTGGCAACTATTATTGGGACCATTCTCCTGAAAAGGATCAGCCGCATATTGTGCATTATGCCGATGGCCCCAAAGATTACATCAAGCGCTGCGTCGCGGTGAGCGGCGATACGGTCGCTATTCATGGCGGTAAGCTTTTCTTGAACGGCAAGCGTCAGGATTCTCTCCCGGCATTCGGAAAGTGGACGGCCAGTGTCCGCACCCAGTCGCCGCGCGATGAAGTCGAAGAGTTCGTGGTGCCTTCTGTTGGCGATACGCTCTATGTCGATTCGCTCCCGATGGTGAAGCTCTGGTGGTTGCGTTCGCTCGTGGCTCAGGAAAATCCGGATTCTTCTGTGTACTTGTCTCTGTCGCTTTTGCGCGATGGTCGCGAAAACAACAATTACGTTTTCAACGACTTTAGATTCCCGGTCGAAAACGATCGCGGCCTTTTGCTCAACGCCATGCTTTCGAGAAACCAGACTGTGATTCAGCAGCGCCTGACTCTTGGCGATACGTTGTCTGGTGCAATGCCGTTCAGCTACTTTAGGGAACTTGCAAAGATCGGTTTCTTGCCGATGCTTGACCCGCATGATCCTCAGCTGAATAGCGGCTTTACGCGCCCGGTCAGCTATGTGTCTTTTGAAGGCTCGATTCTCCAGGACCTTGAAGGGAACGTGAATCGCCTGAATGTGGCATCTCCTGCTCAGGATTCTACCGATTCTGCTGAAGTTGTCGAAAAGAATCATTTCGAAATCCAGCGCAATCTTTATATCGGTTCCGAAAAGATTGACCGCTATGTCGTGAAGTACCCGCAGTTCTTCATGATGGGCGATAACCGCGATAATTCCGCCGATAGCCGCTACTGGGGCGTGGTTTCGCTCCGCAACATCCGCGCCAAGGCTTTTGTCATCTACTTCTCCTTTGAAAATGATGATGGAAAGTTTGCGCTTGGCAATCCGCTGACTTGGTGGCGCATCCCGTTCCGTATCCGTTTCACACGCATAGGCAAGATTATTGACTTGATCAAATAA
- a CDS encoding helicase C-terminal domain-containing protein, with translation MVKIPAFVALDLETTGLDFEKDEIIEVALVRFENGEPKENLDFLVKPYSAELRPFIETLTGISKADLEGASDFATIAGQICSFVGDLPIVAHNAVFDSKFLKQTFTKVGISYDSHVFWDSLTLSRIAYQDVPNHRLDTLVQELNIERSRAHRALPDADACGRLFVKALEKISTMDPWIYDALSMVAKGSDYETLFTSKVEKLSPPKYKLPAAPALEALPKSKAPRVSEFFKEGGFISFVVDDYKPRHNQQDFASVMERNMYKGGLCVLEAPTGSGKTLSYLITAANKAITGERVLISTATRTLQEQLWTEAIPQIAKIYNGELRPAILKGRDNYLCLRKFEELLMHPQTLLSAEERDSFMALIPWVLTTETGDINECNSFSQSRNRVLWSKLSCSASCCSGENHSHHENCPALIAKRKAMNANMVLVNHSLFLSDLQLDFALLPSYEHIVFDEAHRLPEISNQVFGRSISFFGFRNIAKTLEPSKAGGDGLIAEIASRIPAEQPELHELCDKLSEALGEAEKALHRFFMKIGKKLAKQKNGRSGFTYTNSILAEYEADPATFLEQYNNARGFAEKLVAATANMDGLNGIVSDLDSRMTEISHFISDFEFVTKAGRNDWVFYMEEPFNPHTIKLHALPLHSGNVWREKFYPWIKSATFTSATLSVQADLTYFLQKMGMDNLRLGKQPFVRVYTEQSDVNERRSVMVAKFLPKPSAPEFGDALNETLLKVLPNVEENTMVLFTSVATMMKAQAVLAPAFAERNKLLLCQHVDGSLDGLVAMFRKERGACLLGCQSLWEGVDFPGDALKLLVITKLPFPNPSDPLVAGLTNEMKAANKNFFKDYFIPEAYIELRQGMGRLLRSDSDSGKVLILDNRVILERYGKTFSRIWNFKQRIAGSVSDIERFVK, from the coding sequence ATGGTAAAGATTCCTGCATTTGTAGCGCTTGACTTGGAAACGACAGGTCTCGATTTCGAAAAAGACGAAATAATCGAGGTCGCGCTTGTTCGCTTTGAAAATGGCGAGCCGAAGGAAAATCTTGATTTTCTGGTAAAGCCATATTCTGCAGAACTTCGCCCCTTTATCGAAACGCTTACTGGAATCAGCAAGGCCGATTTGGAAGGCGCCTCGGATTTTGCGACGATTGCAGGCCAGATTTGCTCTTTCGTCGGTGACCTCCCGATTGTGGCGCACAATGCCGTTTTCGATTCCAAGTTCCTGAAGCAGACGTTTACGAAGGTTGGGATTTCTTACGATTCCCACGTGTTCTGGGATTCGCTCACGCTTTCTCGCATTGCATATCAGGATGTGCCGAACCATCGCCTCGATACGCTCGTGCAGGAATTGAACATTGAACGTAGCCGCGCTCACCGTGCCTTGCCCGATGCCGACGCATGCGGACGCTTGTTCGTGAAGGCTCTCGAAAAGATTTCTACGATGGACCCGTGGATTTACGACGCCCTTTCTATGGTGGCCAAGGGTTCCGACTACGAAACGCTTTTCACTTCGAAAGTCGAAAAGCTTTCTCCTCCGAAGTACAAGTTGCCTGCCGCTCCTGCTTTGGAAGCTTTGCCCAAGTCCAAGGCTCCGCGCGTAAGCGAGTTCTTCAAGGAAGGCGGATTCATCTCGTTTGTCGTCGATGATTACAAGCCGCGCCACAACCAGCAGGATTTTGCCTCGGTCATGGAACGCAACATGTACAAGGGCGGCCTCTGCGTGCTCGAAGCTCCGACCGGTTCCGGAAAGACTCTGTCTTACCTCATTACTGCAGCGAACAAGGCTATCACGGGCGAACGCGTGCTCATCAGTACGGCAACGCGCACCTTGCAGGAACAGCTCTGGACCGAAGCCATCCCGCAGATTGCAAAGATTTACAATGGCGAACTCCGCCCGGCGATTTTGAAGGGCCGTGACAACTACCTTTGCCTCCGCAAGTTCGAAGAACTGCTGATGCACCCGCAGACGCTCCTCTCCGCCGAAGAACGCGATTCCTTTATGGCGCTCATTCCGTGGGTCCTCACGACCGAAACGGGCGACATCAACGAATGCAATTCCTTTAGCCAGAGCCGCAATCGTGTGCTTTGGTCCAAGCTCTCGTGCAGCGCCTCTTGCTGCAGCGGCGAAAATCACTCGCATCACGAAAACTGCCCGGCGCTCATTGCAAAGCGCAAGGCCATGAATGCAAACATGGTGCTTGTGAATCATTCGCTCTTCCTTTCGGATTTGCAGCTTGACTTTGCTTTGCTCCCATCTTACGAACACATCGTGTTTGACGAAGCACACCGCTTGCCCGAAATCAGCAATCAGGTGTTTGGCCGCTCCATCTCGTTCTTCGGATTCAGAAACATTGCGAAGACGCTTGAGCCTTCTAAGGCGGGTGGCGATGGCCTCATTGCAGAAATTGCAAGCCGTATCCCGGCAGAACAGCCGGAACTTCACGAACTCTGCGACAAGCTTTCCGAAGCTCTGGGCGAGGCCGAAAAGGCTCTGCACCGCTTCTTCATGAAAATCGGCAAGAAGCTTGCCAAGCAGAAGAATGGCCGCAGCGGCTTTACGTACACGAATAGCATCCTCGCCGAATACGAAGCGGACCCGGCAACGTTCCTCGAACAGTACAATAATGCACGTGGCTTTGCCGAAAAGCTCGTTGCTGCCACAGCGAACATGGACGGTCTCAATGGGATCGTGAGCGATCTCGATAGCCGCATGACTGAAATCAGCCACTTCATTTCGGACTTTGAATTTGTTACAAAGGCGGGCCGCAATGACTGGGTCTTCTACATGGAAGAACCGTTCAACCCGCATACCATCAAGCTGCATGCGCTCCCGCTCCATTCCGGTAATGTCTGGAGAGAAAAATTCTATCCGTGGATCAAGTCTGCAACGTTTACATCGGCAACGCTTTCTGTGCAGGCCGACCTCACGTACTTCTTGCAGAAGATGGGCATGGACAATTTGCGCTTGGGCAAACAGCCGTTTGTGCGCGTCTATACGGAACAGTCCGACGTGAACGAACGCCGCTCCGTGATGGTCGCAAAGTTCCTCCCGAAGCCTTCGGCTCCGGAATTTGGTGATGCCTTGAACGAAACGCTTTTGAAGGTGCTCCCGAATGTCGAAGAAAACACGATGGTGCTCTTCACGAGTGTCGCAACGATGATGAAGGCTCAGGCTGTGCTTGCCCCGGCATTTGCCGAACGCAACAAGCTCTTGCTCTGCCAGCATGTCGATGGCTCGCTCGATGGCCTTGTCGCGATGTTCCGCAAGGAACGCGGCGCTTGCTTGCTCGGCTGCCAGAGTCTCTGGGAAGGCGTGGACTTCCCGGGTGATGCGCTCAAATTGCTCGTCATTACGAAGCTCCCGTTCCCGAACCCGAGCGATCCGCTTGTTGCCGGCCTCACGAACGAGATGAAGGCTGCCAACAAGAACTTCTTTAAGGATTACTTTATCCCGGAAGCCTACATCGAACTCCGTCAGGGCATGGGTCGCCTCTTGCGTTCCGATTCCGATTCCGGCAAGGTCCTTATCTTGGATAACCGTGTTATCCTCGAACGCTACGGCAAGACCTTCTCCCGCATTTGGAACTTCAAGCAGCGCATCGCAGGCTCCGTCTCCGACATCGAACGCTTCGTGAAGTAA
- a CDS encoding PASTA domain-containing protein, with protein MNKIKSLWNKVRQTAIFKAFVIWIVVVIVLVVMVDKLLMPAFAGAFASTGKVPNLEGMTEKAAETALTEAGFKFEWVKEGRYSSQVPAGMVLVQMPKAGRTAKIGRTVRLTKSLGLRKVIIPDLRGKSQKQADISLARAGLVNGGTIQGAHQSIPRGVVIRTIPIAGDTVRVGDTVKVVISAGVTTGRILLPNFEGILMDEVYPQMDRLGFKVGSVKRQKSEDGARPGSVLETSPKYGDYLKPGSRVNFIIAD; from the coding sequence ATGAATAAAATAAAGTCGCTTTGGAACAAGGTTAGACAGACCGCCATTTTCAAGGCTTTCGTCATTTGGATCGTTGTCGTAATCGTGCTTGTCGTTATGGTCGATAAGCTTTTGATGCCTGCATTTGCAGGGGCTTTCGCAAGTACGGGCAAGGTGCCGAATCTCGAAGGCATGACGGAAAAGGCCGCAGAAACGGCATTGACGGAAGCTGGCTTTAAGTTCGAATGGGTCAAGGAAGGCCGTTACAGTTCCCAGGTGCCGGCAGGCATGGTTCTTGTGCAGATGCCCAAGGCTGGCCGCACGGCAAAGATCGGCCGTACCGTAAGACTCACGAAGAGCCTTGGTCTTCGCAAGGTGATCATCCCGGATTTGCGTGGCAAGAGCCAGAAGCAAGCCGATATCTCGCTTGCCCGTGCTGGTCTTGTTAATGGCGGTACGATTCAGGGCGCACACCAGAGCATTCCCCGTGGTGTCGTAATCCGCACGATTCCGATTGCGGGCGATACGGTTCGCGTTGGCGATACGGTGAAAGTCGTGATTTCGGCTGGCGTTACGACCGGTAGAATTTTGCTCCCCAATTTTGAAGGAATCCTCATGGATGAAGTTTATCCGCAAATGGATAGGCTCGGCTTCAAGGTGGGTTCCGTTAAGCGTCAGAAGAGTGAAGATGGTGCACGTCCCGGTTCTGTTCTTGAAACGTCTCCGAAGTATGGGGACTATCTGAAGCCGGGTTCGCGCGTGAACTTTATTATTGCTGACTAG
- a CDS encoding copper resistance protein NlpE N-terminal domain-containing protein produces the protein MKYAYALAAMLCGLFVGCSEEKKEPLPDLPPVEIPADVFGFYSGRMPCDDCNQRGVDMDLFKDGTAQIVQKTLKDSVQVDTLRGTFVFADSIVKVSLSDNSIQWAFKRDRVGNLAFMKMGDVYRDADGMKAVLVRFYKKIK, from the coding sequence ATGAAGTATGCCTATGCGCTAGCCGCAATGCTTTGTGGTCTTTTTGTGGGCTGTTCCGAAGAAAAGAAGGAACCGCTTCCTGATTTGCCGCCCGTAGAGATCCCTGCGGATGTTTTTGGCTTTTATTCTGGCCGTATGCCGTGTGATGATTGTAACCAGCGCGGTGTCGATATGGATTTGTTCAAGGATGGCACGGCCCAGATCGTTCAAAAGACATTGAAAGATTCTGTGCAGGTCGATACGCTTCGCGGAACGTTCGTCTTTGCCGATAGCATTGTAAAGGTGAGCCTTTCGGATAATTCTATCCAGTGGGCGTTCAAGCGCGATAGGGTCGGAAACCTTGCCTTTATGAAAATGGGCGATGTTTATCGTGATGCCGATGGCATGAAAGCGGTGCTTGTTCGATTCTATAAAAAGATTAAGTGA
- a CDS encoding Crp/Fnr family transcriptional regulator yields MDTSAVDLLKGVELFSELNEEQLGMIANLVIVKNFNRDETVVLEGDDSVQALYLIATGSVQVYMTGIDGRETILSFLERGDFFGEMSLIDGEPRSASVRTVTDATLLVIHRESFLSLLRKSPEIAMALMSELCKRLRKANKQIGSLSTMSVSGRVAGTLLNLMQERGVRIHTDNGNMVTVIHNRPTQQQLADMSGTTRETVSRICSLLVRANAIAMTGKDIVIFDEDALQEKATKG; encoded by the coding sequence ATGGATACATCCGCTGTTGATTTGTTGAAGGGCGTCGAGCTCTTCTCGGAGCTCAATGAAGAGCAGTTAGGGATGATTGCCAATCTGGTAATCGTCAAGAACTTCAATCGCGATGAAACTGTGGTCCTGGAAGGTGACGATTCGGTGCAGGCTCTGTACTTGATCGCCACTGGTTCTGTGCAGGTCTATATGACCGGCATCGATGGCCGCGAAACCATTTTGTCTTTCCTAGAACGCGGGGACTTTTTCGGGGAAATGTCGCTGATTGACGGCGAACCCCGATCCGCCTCCGTCCGTACGGTGACTGATGCTACTTTGCTCGTCATTCATCGTGAATCGTTCTTGAGCCTGCTTCGCAAGTCTCCTGAGATTGCCATGGCGCTCATGAGCGAACTTTGCAAGAGACTCCGCAAGGCTAACAAGCAGATTGGCTCCTTGTCGACCATGTCTGTGTCTGGCCGTGTGGCAGGAACGCTCCTCAACTTGATGCAGGAACGTGGTGTCCGTATTCATACAGATAACGGAAACATGGTGACTGTTATCCATAATCGTCCGACGCAGCAGCAACTTGCTGACATGTCGGGTACGACTCGTGAAACGGTAAGCCGAATTTGTTCTTTGCTGGTAAGGGCAAATGCCATTGCGATGACCGGCAAGGATATCGTCATTTTTGACGAAGATGCGCTTCAAGAAAAAGCCACTAAGGGCTAA
- a CDS encoding LytTR family DNA-binding domain-containing protein → MFTALIADDEPLARVRMRSLLEAYSGEIEILGEASSGAQTIDKIHELDPEVVFLDIQMPDMDAFEVLKTLNEDDIPLIVFTTAYDNFALRAYEENVVDYLLKPIDPERLQGTMAKLRKRMPLESGQGVPADFSWDKFKELMSATGLYMQRLQVKQSDRILLINMDEVIRFQSEEKYTTAYTTTSQYVIDQTLVELEKRLDPRQFVRVHRAHLVAIDYISEIRKTDSGHLCIVLRDKNRTQIAVSRNFVKTVKSL, encoded by the coding sequence ATGTTTACTGCGTTAATTGCCGATGATGAACCGCTGGCCCGTGTGCGTATGCGATCCTTGCTCGAAGCGTATTCGGGTGAAATTGAAATTCTGGGCGAAGCCTCTTCGGGTGCGCAGACGATTGATAAAATCCACGAGCTTGATCCCGAGGTCGTTTTCCTCGACATCCAGATGCCCGACATGGATGCGTTCGAAGTTCTGAAAACGCTCAACGAAGACGATATTCCGCTTATTGTTTTCACGACGGCTTACGATAACTTTGCTTTGCGCGCTTACGAAGAAAATGTCGTCGATTACCTCTTGAAGCCGATTGACCCTGAACGTTTGCAGGGAACGATGGCGAAACTCCGCAAGCGCATGCCTCTTGAAAGTGGGCAGGGCGTTCCTGCCGATTTCTCCTGGGACAAGTTCAAGGAACTGATGAGTGCAACCGGTCTTTACATGCAGCGTTTGCAGGTGAAACAGTCAGACCGCATTCTGCTCATAAACATGGACGAAGTCATCCGCTTCCAGAGCGAAGAAAAGTACACGACCGCTTATACGACCACATCGCAGTACGTGATTGACCAGACGCTTGTGGAACTTGAAAAGCGACTCGATCCGCGTCAATTTGTCCGAGTCCACCGTGCACACCTGGTGGCGATAGACTACATCTCCGAAATCCGTAAGACGGATAGCGGGCACCTTTGTATCGTGCTTCGCGATAAGAACCGTACGCAGATTGCCGTGAGCCGTAATTTTGTTAAGACCGTTAAGAGTCTGTAA
- a CDS encoding formylglycine-generating enzyme family protein — MNRKLCLWLLPFAVLMLNACTASGDPVEGEQIFPIDEKKPASTDSKSSASADSSRIDPTVFGMFDWVKIPKSSITRGVNSFGVNAFTIATTEVTQEVYEFVMNGLPAQSEEGEKRAVSNVSWFRAALFCNAFSKQAGLDTAYVYKSITKDSALVDLTIDYSASSIRLPTENEWEIAARGGTTSTYYWGEDKASKYAYYGQTSGPDEVSKKTPNSYGLYDVAGNVAEWVNDWYDAYPKKQSDNYTGPKTGEYRIVRGGGWSDKVTELAPKVREKLDPADSKATLGFRLVYSTGF, encoded by the coding sequence ATGAATCGTAAACTTTGTTTGTGGCTGTTGCCGTTTGCTGTTTTGATGCTCAATGCATGTACGGCAAGCGGCGATCCCGTCGAGGGCGAACAGATTTTCCCGATAGATGAAAAAAAGCCCGCAAGTACGGATTCCAAATCGTCTGCAAGTGCGGATTCTTCGCGTATCGATCCTACCGTTTTTGGCATGTTCGACTGGGTGAAAATCCCCAAGTCTTCGATTACGCGTGGCGTAAATTCCTTTGGCGTAAATGCATTTACGATTGCAACGACCGAAGTGACTCAAGAAGTCTATGAATTTGTTATGAACGGGCTGCCGGCGCAGTCTGAAGAGGGCGAAAAACGTGCCGTGTCCAATGTAAGCTGGTTCCGTGCGGCCCTTTTCTGTAATGCGTTTTCTAAGCAGGCCGGGCTTGATACAGCCTATGTTTACAAGTCGATTACCAAGGATTCTGCCTTGGTCGATTTGACGATCGATTATTCTGCTTCATCTATCAGGCTCCCGACTGAAAATGAATGGGAAATTGCAGCCCGCGGCGGCACGACATCGACTTACTATTGGGGTGAAGACAAGGCGTCTAAATACGCTTATTATGGACAAACTTCCGGACCTGACGAAGTGTCGAAAAAAACTCCCAATAGCTATGGCCTTTATGATGTTGCCGGGAATGTCGCTGAATGGGTCAATGACTGGTACGACGCTTATCCTAAAAAACAAAGCGATAACTATACGGGTCCCAAAACGGGCGAATATCGCATTGTTCGCGGTGGCGGCTGGTCAGACAAGGTAACCGAACTTGCTCCGAAGGTACGCGAAAAGCTGGACCCGGCTGATTCCAAGGCTACTCTTGGCTTTAGACTGGTCTATTCTACCGGTTTTTAA
- a CDS encoding Ig-like domain-containing domain, translating to MKISSVAYFLASCLMIAACATQVAPTGGPEDKLPPRVAGVLPAPKTANHPNELYVKLEFDEWINASVPRGAITISPPIEKKLRYEVHGKTLEVYSRAELDTGTTYTVTFAGGIKDLRGNALAKPFQVVFSTGATIDSLTLSGRVMVPDSLVRKKAYPSVGLYLMGPERESKRYLEKYRDTVTKVLDSLPMLTKEEPLYLTAADSIGSFTFTGLKAGLYRVIAFVDGNGNHKIEPSSEMAGVWISDLTLTESTNDTLWIALADQDTSLLEMGTLSQPNANILEASFTRHVYFDSAFADTSNCYLSSSNGDTLYPRLVYLGTSSVPRFYFDPKPKDEVLYKFLCRNGRDSLNRALDTARNYAEIEWKEMEGDTLPPSIQTVKVMGKAKNAFPDDSLVVIYNKPVLDSLEDLFFIVENKDTAQVTVKQIDPIRYVVERSEPWPTDSKFNLLRGYQDTTLAKADSNGVRDTVIEIKYQNKLTFETVSKLKLASMVGKIPGAKDGAIVRLKSVETGKYEFAKCSAHGVFAFNDLVEGGYIIDYYYAEKGSDLPNGGSLQPFKYGSAWRAPLDTLKIQSGANDLEQLMPNLPALP from the coding sequence ATGAAGATTTCGAGTGTGGCATATTTCTTGGCGTCGTGCCTGATGATTGCCGCTTGCGCAACGCAAGTGGCTCCGACAGGCGGGCCCGAAGACAAGCTCCCGCCGCGTGTGGCCGGGGTTTTGCCTGCGCCAAAGACGGCGAACCACCCGAATGAACTTTATGTGAAACTGGAATTTGACGAGTGGATCAACGCTTCTGTTCCGCGTGGCGCTATCACGATTTCGCCTCCGATTGAAAAGAAGTTGCGTTACGAAGTCCATGGCAAGACTCTTGAGGTCTATTCGCGTGCAGAACTCGATACGGGTACGACTTATACCGTGACATTTGCAGGTGGCATCAAGGACTTGCGCGGAAACGCTTTGGCGAAACCGTTCCAGGTCGTGTTCTCGACTGGTGCTACGATTGATTCGCTTACGCTTAGCGGACGTGTGATGGTCCCGGATTCTCTTGTCCGCAAAAAGGCTTATCCGAGTGTTGGACTTTACTTGATGGGCCCTGAACGTGAATCCAAACGCTATCTCGAAAAGTACCGCGATACGGTTACGAAGGTTCTGGATTCCTTGCCGATGCTTACGAAAGAAGAGCCGCTTTATCTCACGGCTGCAGATAGCATAGGCAGTTTCACATTTACAGGCCTCAAGGCGGGGCTTTACCGCGTGATTGCTTTTGTGGACGGAAACGGCAACCACAAAATTGAGCCGTCATCGGAAATGGCGGGCGTCTGGATTTCGGACTTGACACTCACGGAATCGACCAATGACACGCTCTGGATTGCTCTTGCCGACCAGGATACATCGCTTTTGGAAATGGGAACGCTTTCGCAGCCGAATGCCAATATTCTTGAAGCAAGCTTTACGCGCCATGTGTATTTTGACTCCGCTTTTGCAGATACCTCCAATTGCTATTTGTCTTCTTCTAATGGCGATACGCTTTATCCGCGACTTGTGTATCTTGGAACGTCGAGTGTTCCACGTTTCTACTTTGACCCGAAGCCGAAAGATGAGGTTTTGTACAAGTTCCTTTGCCGTAACGGTCGAGATTCTTTGAACCGCGCTTTGGATACGGCTCGTAACTATGCCGAAATCGAATGGAAGGAAATGGAAGGCGATACGCTCCCTCCGTCCATCCAGACGGTCAAGGTTATGGGCAAGGCGAAAAATGCTTTCCCGGATGATTCGCTTGTCGTGATTTACAATAAACCGGTACTTGATTCCTTGGAGGATTTGTTCTTTATCGTCGAAAACAAGGATACGGCTCAGGTTACCGTGAAGCAGATTGATCCGATTCGCTATGTTGTCGAACGCAGCGAACCTTGGCCGACTGATTCCAAGTTTAACCTGTTGCGTGGCTATCAAGATACCACTTTGGCAAAAGCCGACAGCAATGGCGTCCGCGATACGGTCATTGAGATAAAGTATCAAAATAAACTCACATTCGAGACTGTTTCCAAGTTGAAACTCGCTTCGATGGTAGGCAAAATTCCTGGCGCAAAAGATGGCGCTATAGTCCGCCTCAAGTCTGTAGAAACTGGAAAGTATGAATTTGCAAAGTGCTCCGCTCATGGGGTGTTTGCCTTTAACGATCTCGTTGAGGGCGGTTATATTATTGACTATTATTATGCAGAAAAGGGTTCGGATTTGCCAAATGGCGGGTCCTTGCAGCCTTTCAAATACGGTTCTGCATGGCGTGCTCCGCTTGATACGTTAAAGATTCAGAGTGGTGCAAACGATTTAGAACAACTGATGCCGAACCTTCCGGCATTGCCATAA
- a CDS encoding SGNH/GDSL hydrolase family protein, which translates to MNFVRIFLFLGALAAYSFGASSSMENLLFNGRWAHDNGVSRASAPAASITFNAKASKITFTVEGHSRWRLDRDGKQIEQFEVDSKEERSIKVEDDGSFHKYRFIKISESGVPEIKFYGISVDGEFGEAPKPSSRRIEFIGDSFTAGYGCEGSSAEDAPEFDKTNASKSYAYLLASGFNADYQVNAYSGRGLVRNYDNMVPEWTYERLYDYTVMGSVTSYPKPERWDLEKFHPQVIVIFEGINDFQGNPPYADKGKFKKAYAKLLDKLRKAHPGVKFLLVSTKVWPNDDLAPTIKSIYDAQIAAGHKDLEYKHVLTSNVGLHGHPDTHSQEELANTLRPIIARLGRWLSR; encoded by the coding sequence ATGAATTTCGTCCGCATATTCCTTTTCCTGGGTGCGCTTGCCGCGTACTCTTTTGGAGCATCCTCTTCTATGGAAAACCTTCTGTTCAATGGCCGCTGGGCCCATGATAACGGCGTAAGCCGCGCGAGTGCGCCTGCCGCATCCATCACGTTCAACGCCAAGGCCTCAAAAATTACGTTTACGGTCGAAGGCCATTCCCGCTGGCGCCTAGACCGCGACGGCAAGCAGATTGAACAGTTCGAAGTCGATTCCAAGGAAGAACGCTCCATCAAGGTTGAGGACGACGGCTCCTTCCATAAGTATCGCTTTATCAAGATTAGCGAAAGCGGCGTTCCCGAAATCAAGTTCTACGGCATTTCCGTCGATGGCGAATTTGGCGAAGCCCCCAAACCGTCCAGTCGCCGCATCGAGTTCATCGGTGATTCCTTTACTGCGGGCTATGGCTGCGAAGGCTCCTCCGCCGAGGACGCTCCCGAGTTTGACAAGACGAACGCCTCCAAGAGTTACGCCTACCTCCTTGCGAGCGGTTTCAATGCCGACTACCAGGTAAATGCCTACAGCGGACGCGGTCTTGTGCGCAACTACGACAACATGGTCCCCGAATGGACGTACGAACGCCTCTATGATTACACGGTCATGGGCTCCGTGACCTCGTATCCGAAGCCGGAACGCTGGGATTTGGAAAAGTTCCACCCGCAAGTCATCGTGATTTTTGAAGGAATTAACGATTTTCAGGGCAATCCGCCGTATGCAGATAAAGGAAAATTCAAGAAAGCGTACGCTAAATTGCTTGATAAGCTCCGTAAGGCTCACCCCGGCGTAAAATTCCTGCTCGTTTCCACGAAAGTATGGCCCAATGATGACCTTGCCCCGACCATAAAGTCAATTTACGACGCTCAAATTGCTGCCGGTCACAAGGATTTGGAATATAAACACGTCCTCACGTCGAATGTCGGCTTGCATGGTCACCCTGACACCCATTCCCAGGAAGAGCTCGCGAATACCTTGAGACCCATAATAGCTCGGCTTGGACGGTGGCTTTCAAGATAA